The Odocoileus virginianus isolate 20LAN1187 ecotype Illinois chromosome 12, Ovbor_1.2, whole genome shotgun sequence genome has a segment encoding these proteins:
- the HCAR1 gene encoding hydroxycarboxylic acid receptor 1, with amino-acid sequence MANRSCCLIQGYHMPEVMPPLLILAFVLGILGNGIALCGFCFHMKSWKPSTIYLFNLAMADFLLMICLPFRTDYYLRQRQWAFEDIACRVALFMLAMNRAGSIVFLTVVAVDRYFKVVHPHHMINTISNWTAVGIVCALWTLVILGTLYLLMENHLCVQEKVIACESFIMVSANGWHDVMFQLEFFLPLGIILFCSFKIIWSLKQRQHLARQSRMKKPIRFIMMVAVVFIACYLPSALARLYFLWTVPSSACNPSVHVALHVTLSFTYINSMLDPLVYYFSSPSYPKFYTKLKICTLRPRCPGCFKRPEGRPTSNLCCNSCISVANSSQSQSEVQ; translated from the coding sequence ATGGCCAACAGGTCGTGCTGCCTCATCCAGGGGTACCACATGCCCGAGGTGATGCCGCCACTGCTAATCCTCGCCTTTGTGCTTGGCATCCTGGGCAACGGCATCGCCCTCTGTGGTTTCTGCTTTCACATGAAGTCCTGGAAGCCGAGCACTATTTACCTGTTCAACTTGGCCATGGCTGACTTCCTTCTGATGATCTGCCTGCCCTTTCGGACAGACTACTACCTCAGACAGAGGCAATGGGCGTTTGAGGATATTGCTTGTCGAGTGGCACTCTTCATGCTGGCCATGAACAGGGCCGGGAGCATTGTCTTCCTCACAGTGGTGGCTGTGGACCGGTATTTTAAAGTGGTCCACCCCCACCATATGATAAACACCATCTCCAACTGGACTGCAGTTGGCATCGTCTGTGCCCTTTGGACCCTGGTCATCCTGGGGACTCTGTATCTTCTGATGGAGAATCATCTGTGTGTGCAAGAGAAGGTCATAGCTTGTGAAAGCTTCATCATGGTGTCGGCCAATGGCTGGCATGATGTCATGTTCCAGCTGGAGTTCTTTCTGCCCCTTGGCATCATCTTGTTCTGCTCCTTCAAGATCATTTGGAGCCTCAAGCAGAGGCAGCATCTGGCCAGGCAGAGTCGGATGAAGAAGCCTATTCGTTTCATCATGATGGTGGCAGTGGTGTTTATTGCCTGCTACCTGCCCAGCGCGTTGGCCAGACTGTATTTCCTCTGGACAGTGCCTTCCAGCGCCTGCAACCCATCCGTCCATGTGGCCCTCCACGTCACCCTCAGCTTCACCTACATAAACAGCATGCTGGATCCCCTGGTGTATTATTTTTCAAGTCCCTCATACCCCAAATTCTACACCAAACTCAAAATCTGCACTTTGAGACCTAGGTGTCCAGGATGCTTCAAGAGGCCAGAGGGGAGGCCCACTTCCAACCTTTGTTGCAACAGTTGCATCAGTGTGGCAAATAGCTCCCAAAGCCAGTCTGAGGTGCAGTGA
- the HCAR2 gene encoding hydroxycarboxylic acid receptor 2 — protein MNPSHLQNHFLKIGEKNCCVFRDDFIAKVLPPVVGLEFVFGLLGNGLALWIFCFHLKSWKASRVFLFNLAVADFLLIICLPFLADNYVRRWDWKFGEIPCRLMLFMLAMNRQGSIIFLTVVAVDRYFRVVHPHHALNKISNRTAGIISCLLWGITIGLTVHLLYRTRLIENQGSKLCSSFSICDAFRWHDAMFLLEFFVPLGIILFCSVRIVWSLRQRQMNRHAKIKRAINFIMVVAIVFIICFLPSVAVRIHIFWLLRKAGTENCDIYRSVDLAFYITLSFTYMNSMLDPLVYYFSSPSFPNFFSTLINRCLQRKGPDESDNNRSTSVELTGDLSTTKNVPEALMASSSEPQSPSHLNPVSS, from the coding sequence ATGAACCCTTCCCACCTACAgaatcattttctgaaaataggGGAGAAGAACTGCTGTGTGTTCCGCGATGACTTCATTGCCAAAGTGCTGCCGCCGGTCGTGGGGCTGGAGTTCGTGTTCGGGCTCCTGGGCAATGGCCTTGCCCTGTGGATTTTCTGCTTCCACCTCAAGTCCTGGAAAGCCAGCCGGGTTTTCCTGTTCAACTTGGCCGTGGCTGACTTTCTCCTGATCATCTGCCTGCCATTCCTGGCAGACAACTACGTGCGGAGGTGGGACTGGAAGTTTGGGGAGATCCCGTGCCGGCTCATGCTCTTCATGTTGGCCATGAACCGCCAGGGCAGCATCATTTTCCTCACCGTGGTGGCCGTGGATAGGTACTTCCGGGTGGTCCATCCCCACCACGCCTTGAACAAGATCTCCAATCGGACGGCGGGCATCATCTCCTGCCTCTTGTGGGGCATCACCATTGGCCTGACGGTCCACCTCCTGTACAGAACGAGGTTGATTGAGAATCAGGGTTCGAAACTGTGCAGCAGTTTCAGCATCTGTGATGCCTTCCGCTGGCACGATGCCATGTTCCTCCTGGAGTTCTTCGTGCCCCTGGGCATCATCCTGTTCTGCTCAGTCAGAATCGTCTGGAGCCTGCGGCAGCGGCAAATGAACAGACATGCCAAGATCAAGCGGGCTATCAACTTCATCATGGTGGTGGCCATTGTCTTCATCATCTGCTTCCTGCCCAGCGTGGCCGTGCGCATACATATTTTCTGGCTTTTGCGCAAGGCTGGCACGGAAAACTGTGACATCTATCGTTCAGTGGACCTGGCGTTTTACATCACCCTCAGCTTCACCTACATGAACAGCATGCTGGACCCTTTGGTGTACTACTTCTCCAGCCCATCTTTCCCCAACTTCTTCTCCACCTTGATCAACCGCTGCCTGCAGAGGAAGGGGCCGGATGAGTCGGATAACAACCGCAGCACCAGCGTCGAGCTCACAGGGGATCTGAGCACTACCAAGAATGTTCCCGAGGCTTTGATGGCCAGTTCCAGTGAGCCTCAGAGCCCCTCTCATCTGAATCCAGTCTCCAGTTAA